One genomic window of Streptococcus mitis includes the following:
- a CDS encoding GNAT family N-acetyltransferase, whose amino-acid sequence MNCTIRNMIKSDIESLSHGFMNQGWPAREEILASYFWEQASGDREVLVATMNGVVAGYITILPLVKHGPFAEVYPELSDFNVFEPFRNQGVGNQLLEEAEKRVKFVSSKVTLGVGLHSGYGPAQRLYIKRGYIPDGTGVWYRNKPLEMGASCQNDNDLVLYLSKDLQ is encoded by the coding sequence ATGAATTGTACGATTAGAAATATGATTAAGTCTGATATTGAATCCTTATCTCATGGATTTATGAATCAAGGTTGGCCTGCTAGAGAAGAAATCTTAGCTAGCTATTTTTGGGAGCAAGCAAGTGGCGATAGAGAAGTCTTGGTAGCGACTATGAATGGAGTAGTGGCAGGTTATATTACCATTTTACCTTTGGTTAAACATGGTCCTTTTGCAGAAGTCTATCCAGAATTATCAGATTTTAATGTGTTTGAGCCTTTTCGAAATCAAGGGGTTGGGAATCAACTGCTAGAAGAAGCAGAAAAACGAGTCAAGTTTGTTTCTAGTAAGGTCACTCTAGGTGTAGGTTTGCACTCGGGGTATGGTCCTGCCCAGAGATTGTATATCAAACGAGGATACATTCCAGATGGGACAGGTGTGTGGTATAGAAATAAACCGCTAGAAATGGGTGCAAGTTGTCAAAATGATAATGATTTAGTTTTATACTTATCCAAGGACTTACAATAA
- a CDS encoding bifunctional Cof-type HAD-IIB family hydrolase/peptidylprolyl isomerase, protein MDAKLRYKAKKIKIVFFDIDDTLRNSKTGFIPSSIPTVFKQLREKGILTGIASGRGIFGVVPEIRELKPDFFVTLNGAYIEDKKGQVIYQHQIEKSDVEEYISWAKQEGIEYGLVGSHDAKLSTRTDMISEAINPIYPDLDVDPDFHEKEDIYQMWTFEDKGDDLHLPDSLSDKLRMVRWHQHSSDIVPISGSKATGVEKVVEYLGLKPENVMVFGDGLNDLELFDYAGISVAMGISHDNIKEKADYITKTLEEDGIFDALEGFGMVEKELHFPQVDIETVEGPLATIKTNHGDLRIKLFPEHAPKTVANFVALSKDGYYDGVIFHRIIKDFMIQGGDPTGTGMGGESIYGESFEDEFSEELYNIRGALSMANAGPNTNGSQFFIVQNQHLPYSKKEIARGGWPEPIAEIYANQGGTPHLDRRHTVFGQLADEASYAVLDAIASVETGAMDKPVEDVVIETIEIED, encoded by the coding sequence ATGGATGCGAAATTAAGATACAAGGCAAAGAAGATTAAGATTGTCTTTTTTGATATTGATGATACATTGAGAAATTCCAAGACAGGTTTTATTCCGTCTTCAATCCCAACTGTTTTTAAGCAATTACGTGAGAAAGGAATTTTGACAGGTATTGCTTCTGGACGAGGGATTTTTGGTGTCGTTCCGGAGATTCGTGAGCTCAAGCCTGACTTTTTTGTGACCTTAAATGGGGCCTATATCGAAGATAAAAAAGGTCAGGTTATTTATCAACATCAGATTGAGAAGTCAGATGTTGAGGAGTATATCTCTTGGGCCAAGCAAGAGGGAATTGAGTATGGTTTGGTTGGGAGTCATGATGCCAAGTTGTCGACTCGCACCGATATGATTAGTGAAGCTATCAATCCAATTTATCCCGACTTAGATGTAGATCCAGATTTCCATGAAAAAGAAGATATCTATCAGATGTGGACTTTTGAAGATAAAGGAGATGACTTGCACTTGCCTGATAGTCTCTCAGACAAACTTCGCATGGTTCGTTGGCATCAACATTCGTCTGATATTGTTCCGATTTCAGGCTCCAAAGCGACGGGTGTGGAAAAGGTTGTGGAATACCTTGGCTTGAAACCAGAGAACGTCATGGTTTTTGGAGATGGGCTGAATGACTTGGAACTCTTTGATTATGCTGGAATCAGCGTTGCAATGGGAATTTCTCATGATAACATCAAAGAAAAAGCAGATTATATTACAAAAACATTAGAAGAAGATGGCATTTTTGATGCCTTAGAAGGATTTGGTATGGTAGAAAAGGAATTGCATTTCCCACAAGTAGATATTGAAACAGTAGAAGGTCCTCTTGCGACCATTAAAACCAATCACGGAGACTTGCGTATCAAGCTCTTCCCTGAACATGCTCCTAAAACAGTGGCTAACTTTGTTGCTCTTTCAAAAGATGGCTACTATGATGGTGTCATTTTCCACCGTATTATCAAGGACTTTATGATCCAAGGTGGAGACCCAACTGGAACTGGTATGGGTGGCGAGTCAATCTACGGCGAATCATTTGAGGATGAATTCTCTGAAGAACTTTACAATATCCGTGGTGCCCTTTCTATGGCCAATGCTGGTCCAAATACCAACGGCAGCCAGTTCTTTATCGTGCAAAATCAACATTTGCCTTATTCTAAGAAAGAAATTGCTCGTGGTGGTTGGCCAGAACCGATTGCGGAAATCTATGCCAACCAAGGAGGAACTCCTCACTTAGACCGCCGTCATACTGTTTTTGGTCAGCTAGCTGATGAAGCGTCTTACGCTGTTTTGGATGCCATTGCTTCTGTTGAGACAGGGGCTATGGACAAGCCAGTTGAAGATGTCGTGATTGAAACAATTGAAATCGAGGACTAG
- a CDS encoding S1 RNA-binding domain-containing protein: protein MKIGDKLKGRITGIQPYGAFVELETGDTGLIHISEIRTGFIENIQEALKVDEEVQVQVVDLDEFTGKASLSIRTLEEEKHQFPRRRRFSSDRFNYGFAPLKRMMPIWTKEALQHLKNQKH from the coding sequence ATGAAAATCGGTGATAAGCTAAAGGGTCGTATTACAGGGATTCAGCCCTACGGAGCCTTTGTTGAGCTAGAGACGGGTGATACGGGGCTGATTCACATTTCAGAGATTCGGACAGGCTTTATTGAAAATATCCAAGAAGCCTTGAAAGTCGATGAAGAGGTTCAGGTTCAGGTAGTGGATTTAGATGAATTTACAGGGAAAGCTAGTCTTTCTATCCGCACTTTGGAGGAAGAAAAGCACCAGTTTCCGAGACGGCGACGCTTTTCAAGCGACCGTTTTAACTATGGCTTTGCTCCTCTTAAACGAATGATGCCAATTTGGACCAAGGAAGCCCTCCAACATTTGAAAAATCAGAAGCACTAG
- a CDS encoding tRNA1(Val) (adenine(37)-N6)-methyltransferase produces the protein MEEEQLLKSGERINQLFSTDIKIIQNREVFSYSVDSVLLSRFPRFPKKGLIVDFCAGNGAVGLFASTRTQAHILAVEIQERLADMAERSVRLNGLEEQMEVICDDLKNMPAYIQGSKVDMILCNPPYFKVDPHSNLNESEHYLLARHEITTNLQEICRSAQSILKSNGRLAMVHRPDRLLDILDMLQRHNLAPKRLQFVYPKREKEANMLLIEAIKDGSTSGFKVLPPLIVHNDDGSYTPELEEIYYGS, from the coding sequence ATGGAAGAAGAACAATTATTAAAATCGGGGGAGCGCATTAACCAGCTCTTTTCGACAGATATCAAAATCATTCAAAATAGAGAGGTTTTTAGCTATTCGGTGGATAGTGTTCTCTTGTCACGTTTTCCACGTTTTCCTAAAAAGGGATTGATAGTGGATTTTTGCGCTGGAAATGGAGCAGTGGGGCTATTTGCTAGCACTCGTACTCAAGCACATATATTGGCTGTTGAGATTCAGGAGCGTTTGGCGGATATGGCTGAACGCTCTGTCCGTCTGAATGGTTTAGAAGAGCAGATGGAGGTCATCTGTGATGATTTGAAAAATATGCCTGCTTACATCCAGGGAAGTAAGGTGGATATGATTTTGTGTAATCCACCCTATTTCAAGGTGGATCCTCATTCCAACTTGAACGAGAGTGAACATTATCTCTTGGCGCGCCACGAAATCACGACCAATTTGCAGGAAATCTGTCGTAGTGCCCAGAGTATTCTCAAGTCTAATGGGCGTTTGGCCATGGTTCATCGTCCTGATCGCCTCTTGGATATTCTGGACATGTTGCAACGGCACAATCTAGCGCCTAAGCGCCTGCAGTTTGTTTATCCAAAGAGGGAAAAAGAAGCCAATATGCTTTTGATTGAGGCTATCAAGGATGGCTCGACAAGTGGCTTTAAGGTCTTGCCACCTCTCATTGTCCACAATGATGATGGCTCTTATACGCCTGAACTTGAAGAGATTTATTATGGATCATAA
- a CDS encoding GIY-YIG nuclease family protein, translating into MDHKAYMYVLECRDGSYYTGYTTDVRRRLAVHNSGKGAKYTRARLPVKLIYAQGFASKAEAMSAEALLKRKKRPQKEKFLSENQDRNLLILNENQRAN; encoded by the coding sequence ATGGATCATAAGGCTTATATGTACGTGCTGGAGTGTCGTGACGGATCCTACTATACGGGTTATACAACTGATGTGAGAAGACGCCTGGCTGTCCACAACAGTGGGAAGGGAGCCAAATACACACGAGCACGCTTGCCAGTCAAACTTATCTATGCTCAAGGTTTTGCCAGTAAGGCTGAAGCCATGTCGGCTGAAGCCCTTCTCAAGCGTAAGAAGAGGCCACAGAAGGAAAAATTTTTATCTGAAAATCAAGATAGAAATTTGCTTATACTCAATGAAAATCAAAGAGCAAACTAG
- a CDS encoding manganese-dependent inorganic pyrophosphatase, whose translation MSKILVFGHQNPDSDAIGSSVAFAYLAKEAYGLDTEAVALGTPNEETAFVLNYFGVEAPRVITSAKAEGAEQVILTDHNEFQQSVSDIAEVEVYGVVDHHRVANFETASPLYMRLEPVGSASSIVYRMFKEHGVAVPKEIAGLMLSGLISDTLLLKSPTTHPTDKVIAPELAELAGVNLEEYGLAMLKAGTNLASKSAEELIDIDAKTFELNGNNVRVAQVNTVDIAEVLERQAEIEAAMQAANAANGYSDFVLMITDIVNSNSEILALGANMGKVEAAFNFKLENNHAFLAGAVSRKKQVVPQLTESFNA comes from the coding sequence ATGTCTAAGATTCTAGTATTTGGTCACCAAAATCCAGACTCAGATGCCATCGGGTCATCTGTAGCCTTTGCCTACCTTGCAAAAGAAGCTTACGGTTTGGATACGGAAGCTGTTGCCCTTGGAACTCCAAATGAAGAAACAGCCTTTGTCTTGAACTATTTTGGTGTAGAAGCACCGCGTGTTATCACTTCTGCCAAAGCAGAAGGTGCAGAGCAAGTTATCCTGACTGACCACAATGAATTCCAACAATCTGTATCAGATATCGCTGAAGTAGAAGTTTATGGTGTTGTAGATCACCACCGTGTGGCTAACTTTGAGACTGCAAGCCCACTTTACATGCGTTTGGAGCCAGTTGGTTCAGCGTCTTCAATCGTTTACCGTATGTTCAAAGAACATGGTGTAGCTGTGCCTAAAGAGATTGCTGGTTTGATGCTTTCAGGTTTGATTTCAGATACCCTTCTTTTGAAATCACCAACAACACACCCAACAGATAAAGTCATTGCTCCGGAATTGGCTGAATTGGCTGGTGTCAACTTGGAAGAATATGGTTTAGCTATGTTGAAAGCTGGTACCAACTTGGCTAGCAAATCTGCTGAAGAATTGATTGACATCGATGCTAAAACTTTTGAACTCAACGGAAACAATGTCCGTGTTGCTCAAGTAAACACAGTTGACATCGCTGAAGTTTTAGAACGTCAAGCAGAAATTGAAGCTGCAATGCAAGCCGCTAACGCAGCAAATGGTTATTCTGACTTTGTCTTGATGATTACAGATATCGTCAACTCAAACTCGGAAATCTTGGCTCTTGGTGCCAATATGGGCAAGGTCGAAGCGGCTTTCAACTTCAAACTTGAAAACAATCATGCCTTCCTTGCTGGTGCTGTTTCACGTAAGAAGCAAGTGGTACCTCAATTGACTGAAAGCTTTAATGCTTAA
- a CDS encoding YiiX/YebB-like N1pC/P60 family cysteine hydrolase: MLENGDLIFVRDESDMGQAIQTSTGNYNHVAIYLDGMIYHASGKAGVICQEPADFFESNHLYDLYVYPEMDIQSVKEKACKHLGASYNASFYPDGASFYCSQYIAEILPIFETIPMKLGDGTQEISDFWREYYREIGLPIPLNQPGTNPSQLAASPLLECKERNLHDSDF, encoded by the coding sequence ATGTTAGAAAATGGCGATTTGATTTTTGTGAGAGATGAGTCAGATATGGGGCAGGCCATCCAGACTTCCACAGGCAACTATAACCATGTTGCGATTTATTTGGATGGGATGATTTACCATGCTAGTGGAAAGGCGGGTGTTATCTGTCAGGAACCAGCAGACTTCTTTGAGTCCAATCACTTGTACGACCTCTATGTTTACCCAGAAATGGATATCCAGTCTGTGAAGGAAAAAGCTTGCAAACATCTTGGAGCTTCCTACAATGCTTCTTTCTATCCAGATGGCGCTAGTTTCTACTGTTCCCAGTATATAGCAGAAATTCTACCGATTTTTGAAACTATTCCCATGAAATTAGGAGATGGGACTCAGGAGATTAGTGATTTTTGGAGGGAGTATTATAGGGAGATTGGTCTGCCTATTCCTTTGAACCAGCCGGGAACCAATCCTAGTCAGTTGGCAGCATCGCCTCTGTTAGAATGTAAAGAAAGGAATCTTCATGATTCAGATTTTTAA
- a CDS encoding DUF1803 domain-containing protein → MIQIFNPSRLTRQPFFGELIRYLDQHEDVILREIKAQFPDVAVDKLMEEYIKAGLILRENKRYYLNLPMLESLDSLELDQEIFVSEDSPTYQALLEQSFETELRNQTNAAILVEKTDFARSKMTLSNYFYKVKHQYPLTEKQQELYDILGDVNPEYALKYMTTFLLKFLKKDQLIQKRRDIFVESLVVLDYIVQNEEGKYELAIDLDKERLTFYLA, encoded by the coding sequence ATGATTCAGATTTTTAATCCATCTCGTTTGACGAGACAGCCATTTTTTGGAGAATTGATCCGCTATCTGGACCAGCATGAGGATGTGATTTTACGGGAAATCAAGGCTCAATTTCCAGATGTTGCAGTTGATAAACTCATGGAAGAGTATATAAAGGCAGGCTTGATTCTACGAGAAAATAAGCGTTATTACCTTAATCTTCCTATGCTAGAGTCACTCGATAGTCTCGAACTGGATCAAGAGATTTTTGTCAGCGAAGATAGTCCGACCTATCAAGCCTTGTTAGAGCAGAGTTTTGAGACGGAATTACGAAATCAAACCAATGCAGCTATTTTAGTTGAAAAGACAGACTTTGCGAGATCAAAAATGACCCTGTCTAATTATTTCTACAAGGTCAAACATCAGTATCCTTTGACAGAAAAACAGCAGGAACTCTATGACATTTTGGGAGATGTTAATCCTGAGTATGCTCTTAAATATATGACAACTTTTTTGTTGAAATTTCTCAAAAAAGACCAGCTTATACAGAAACGACGTGATATCTTTGTGGAAAGTTTGGTCGTCCTAGACTATATTGTCCAAAATGAAGAGGGGAAGTATGAGTTGGCTATCGATTTGGATAAGGAGAGATTAACTTTCTACTTAGCGTGA
- a CDS encoding CsbD family protein: MSLENKLEQATGAIKEGFGKVTGDSKTEAEGAVEKTVAKAKEVVEDAKGAVEGAVEGLKNAFK, encoded by the coding sequence ATGTCACTTGAAAACAAATTGGAACAAGCAACAGGCGCTATCAAAGAAGGATTTGGTAAAGTTACTGGGGATAGCAAGACTGAAGCAGAAGGCGCTGTAGAAAAGACAGTTGCTAAGGCAAAAGAGGTAGTTGAAGATGCTAAAGGTGCTGTAGAAGGTGCCGTTGAAGGTTTGAAAAACGCTTTTAAATAA
- a CDS encoding UDP-N-acetylmuramoyl-L-alanyl-D-glutamate--L-lysine ligase has product MIKIETVLDILKKDGLFREIIDQGHYHYNYSHVVFDTICYDSRKAKEKSLFFVKGAAFKKEFLISAISQGLGWYVAEKDYEVGIPAIIVSDIKKAMSLVAMEFYGNPQEKLKLLAFTGTKGKTTAAYFAYNILSQGHRPAMLSTMNTTLDGKTFFKSALTTPESIDLFDMMNQAVQNDRTHLIMEVSSQAYLVKRVYGLTFDVGVFLNISPDHIGPIEHPNFEDYFYHKRLLMENSRAVIINSDMDHFSVLKEQVEDQDHDFYGSQSDNQIENSKAFSFSATGKLAGDYDIQLIGHFNQENAVAAGLACLRLGASLEDIKKGIAATRVPGRMEVLTQKNGAKVFIDYAHNGDSLKKLINVVETHQTGKIALVLGSTGNKGESRRKDFGLLLNQHPEIQVFLTADDPNYEDPMAIADEIRSYINHPVEKIADRQEAIKAAMAITNHELDAVIIAGKGADCYQIVQGKKEAYPGDAAVAENYL; this is encoded by the coding sequence ATGATTAAGATTGAAACCGTATTAGATATTTTAAAGAAAGATGGTCTCTTCCGTGAGATTATCGACCAAGGACATTATCACTACAACTACAGCCATGTCGTATTTGACACCATCTGTTATGACAGCCGCAAGGCCAAAGAGAAGAGCCTCTTTTTCGTCAAGGGTGCTGCCTTTAAGAAGGAATTCCTGATTTCTGCCATCTCTCAAGGCCTCGGTTGGTATGTGGCTGAAAAAGATTATGAGGTTGGTATTCCTGCTATTATCGTCAGCGATATCAAGAAAGCCATGAGTTTGGTAGCTATGGAATTTTATGGAAATCCACAGGAAAAACTCAAACTCCTTGCCTTTACTGGTACTAAGGGTAAAACAACAGCAGCCTATTTCGCTTATAATATCTTATCTCAAGGGCATCGACCGGCTATGCTCTCGACTATGAATACAACTCTAGATGGCAAGACTTTCTTTAAGTCTGCATTGACAACTCCTGAGAGCATTGACCTATTTGACATGATGAATCAAGCTGTACAAAATGACCGCACCCACCTCATCATGGAGGTATCTAGTCAAGCCTATCTGGTCAAACGTGTCTATGGTCTAACCTTTGATGTGGGAGTTTTCCTCAATATCAGCCCAGACCATATCGGCCCGATTGAACACCCTAACTTTGAAGACTACTTCTACCACAAACGTCTCTTGATGGAAAATAGCCGAGCAGTCATCATTAATAGTGACATGGATCACTTTTCTGTCTTGAAAGAACAAGTAGAAGATCAAGACCATGATTTCTACGGCAGCCAGTCTGATAACCAAATCGAGAATTCCAAAGCCTTTAGCTTTTCAGCTACGGGTAAACTCGCTGGAGATTATGATATTCAACTCATTGGCCACTTTAACCAAGAAAATGCCGTTGCTGCTGGACTTGCTTGCCTCCGTCTCGGAGCTAGTCTTGAGGACATCAAAAAAGGAATCGCTGCAACCCGTGTTCCTGGTCGTATGGAAGTCCTCACTCAGAAAAACGGAGCCAAGGTTTTCATCGACTACGCCCACAATGGTGACAGTCTCAAAAAACTCATCAATGTTGTAGAGACTCATCAAACAGGAAAGATTGCTCTGGTGTTAGGTTCGACAGGAAATAAGGGAGAAAGTCGTCGTAAGGACTTTGGACTTCTCCTCAATCAACACCCTGAGATTCAAGTCTTTTTGACTGCTGATGACCCTAACTATGAAGACCCAATGGCCATTGCAGATGAAATTAGGAGTTACATCAATCATCCTGTTGAAAAAATTGCGGATCGCCAAGAAGCCATCAAGGCAGCTATGGCTATCACAAATCACGAATTAGATGCAGTTATTATCGCCGGTAAGGGAGCCGATTGCTACCAAATCGTCCAAGGCAAGAAAGAAGCCTATCCAGGAGATGCAGCCGTCGCAGAAAATTATTTATAA
- a CDS encoding putative polysaccharide biosynthesis protein — translation MSNENNHQQAQMLRGTAWLTASNFISRLLGAIYIIPWYIWMGSYAATANGLFTMGYNIYAWFLLVSTAGIPVAVAKQVAKYNTMREEEHSFALIRSFLGFMTGLGLVFALVLYVFAPWLADLSGVGKDLIPIMQSLAWAVLIFPSMSVIRGFFQGMNNLKPYAMSQIAEQVIRVIWMLMATFFIMKMGSGDYLSAVTQSTFAAFVGMVASFAVLIYFLAKEGLLKRVLETGDKINSKRLLVDTIKEAIPFILTGSAIQLFQILDQMTFINSMSWFTNYSNEDLVVMFSYFSANPNKITMILISVGVSIGSVGLPLLTENYVKGDLKAASRLVQDSITMLFLFLLPATVGVVMVGEPLYTVFYGKPDSLAMGLFVFAVLQSTILGLYMVLSPMLQAMFRNRKAVLYFIYGSIAKLVLQLPTIALFHSYGPLISTTIGLIIPNVLMYRDICKVTGVKRKVILKRTILISLLTIFMFLVVGIFQWILGFVFQPSGRLWSFLYVALVGAMGGGVYGFLSLRTRLLDKVIGKAQANRLRAKLRISQ, via the coding sequence ATGTCTAACGAAAACAATCACCAGCAGGCCCAGATGTTACGGGGGACTGCTTGGCTAACGGCTAGTAACTTTATCAGTCGTCTACTCGGTGCCATTTATATCATCCCTTGGTATATCTGGATGGGGTCTTATGCGGCTACAGCAAATGGTCTCTTTACCATGGGCTACAATATCTATGCCTGGTTCTTGCTGGTTTCAACAGCAGGGATTCCAGTTGCGGTGGCCAAGCAAGTTGCCAAGTATAATACCATGCGAGAAGAAGAGCATAGCTTCGCCCTGATTCGGAGTTTTTTGGGCTTTATGACTGGACTAGGTCTGGTTTTTGCTTTAGTCTTGTATGTCTTTGCTCCTTGGCTAGCAGATTTGTCGGGTGTAGGGAAAGACCTGATCCCAATCATGCAGAGCTTGGCTTGGGCGGTCTTGATTTTCCCATCTATGAGTGTTATCCGAGGCTTCTTCCAAGGGATGAATAACCTCAAGCCTTATGCTATGAGCCAAATCGCTGAGCAGGTCATTCGTGTTATCTGGATGTTGATGGCAACCTTCTTCATTATGAAGATGGGTTCTGGTGACTACCTATCAGCCGTTACCCAATCCACATTTGCTGCCTTTGTCGGCATGGTAGCTAGTTTTGCAGTTTTGATCTATTTCCTTGCCAAAGAAGGATTACTTAAAAGAGTCCTTGAAACAGGAGATAAGATAAACAGCAAGCGTCTTTTGGTCGACACCATTAAGGAAGCTATTCCTTTTATCCTGACAGGATCTGCTATCCAGCTTTTCCAGATTTTGGACCAGATGACTTTTATCAATAGTATGAGCTGGTTTACCAACTATAGTAATGAAGACTTGGTTGTCATGTTTTCTTATTTCTCTGCCAATCCTAATAAAATCACTATGATTTTGATTTCTGTTGGGGTTTCGATTGGGAGTGTAGGTTTGCCACTTTTGACTGAAAACTATGTCAAGGGAGACTTGAAGGCGGCTTCTCGTCTAGTTCAGGATAGCATCACTATGCTTTTCCTATTCTTGCTACCAGCAACGGTTGGAGTAGTCATGGTAGGAGAACCTCTCTATACAGTCTTCTATGGCAAGCCAGATAGTTTGGCTATGGGCTTGTTTGTCTTTGCAGTTTTGCAGTCTACTATTTTAGGCTTGTACATGGTCTTGTCTCCAATGCTTCAAGCCATGTTCCGCAACCGCAAGGCCGTTCTCTATTTTATCTATGGTTCCATTGCCAAGCTGGTCTTGCAACTGCCAACCATTGCTCTCTTTCACAGTTACGGGCCTTTGATTTCTACAACAATTGGGCTCATCATTCCTAATGTTTTGATGTATCGGGACATTTGCAAGGTAACTGGTGTTAAGCGCAAAGTGATTTTGAAACGAACCATTTTAATCAGTTTGTTAACTATTTTCATGTTTCTAGTAGTTGGGATATTCCAGTGGATTTTAGGATTTGTCTTCCAACCAAGTGGACGTTTGTGGAGTTTCCTATATGTAGCCCTTGTCGGTGCCATGGGGGGAGGAGTTTACGGATTCTTGAGTCTCCGTACCCGTCTATTGGACAAGGTGATTGGAAAAGCCCAAGCAAATCGTCTACGAGCAAAATTAAGAATTTCTCAATAA